CTTAAGATTGGTAATAGGGATCTGTACGGACTCGACTTTAGATGGATTGATGATGATCAAATTGTTACGCGCTCAGTGCCTGAATTTGCAGTAGTTATGGAAAGACGCGAGTGGGGTAATTTCTACGGCTTTATAAAACAGATAACTCAAGACGGAAATGTACTTTGTGAGGGTAATGAAGCGTGCTGGGACAAACTAGAAGAAGATATACCGGTCTATGCTGGAATATTTGGTGAAATTAGAAAGATCGAAAAGGGTGATATCGGTGGTATCAATAGGCAGATCGAGAACTACAGACTCAAAATAAGAGGCGTCGAAATGAGCGACGGCGATCCTGCGCAAATAAAAGCCTATCAGGACAAGATCGCTCTTGAAGAGCAGAAATACTTAGATAAAGAAAAAGAACTAGAGGTTTTATATCAAGAATTTACAAAAGAAAAGATTACGATGGTTTCAGTGGGCGGGCGAGAGAAAGAGATGGCGCTTGGAAACATTGTTCTTGCATTTAGACCAAATGCCATGAGCTGGTTTCAAAAAGCGGGTCTCTATATGCACAGGGTTTGGGGATTTGTATCCGATGAACCCAGAGAAGCAAACACTGAAGGCGGCGTATTCCCAGCTATATTCGGAACCATCATGATGGTTCTCATAATGAGTATTGTGGTGCTTCCGTTTGGAGTGCTGGCTGCACTATATCTAAGAGAATATGCAAAACAGGGACCGCTAGTAAGGCTGGTTAGGATATGTGTTAACAACTTGGCGGGTGTACCCTCTATTGTATTTGGAGTGTTTGCTGTTGGATTTTTCATTTACGGCGTGGGGGCTTCGATTGACAGCTTCTTCTTCTCCGAAGCGCTTCCGAACCCTACTTTCGGAACTGGTGGAATTCTTTGGGCATCGCTTACACTTGCGCTTCTAACGGTGCCGGTGGTAATTGTAGCAACAGAAGAGGGATTGGCCGCAGTATCACAAGAGATAAGACACGGCTCTCTCGCTCTTGGAGCAACCAAGTTTGAGACTACTTGGAAGATTGTAATTCCAAGCGCAATGCCGGCTATTCTAACAGGGCTTATTTTGGCTATCGCAAGAGCAACGGGAGAGGTTGCCCCACTTATGATCACAGGTGTTGTTAAACTTGCGCCGCAGCTTCCTGTTGACGGCTACTTCCCATATGTACATTTAGAAAGAAAGTTTATGCATCTAGGATTTCATATATATGACGTAGGGTTTCAGTCCCCTAACGTTGAGGCTGCAAAGCCTATGGTTTTCACAACAGCACTGCTATTAATATTAATTGTGATTGTATTAAACTTGACGGCTATTGTAATTAGAAACCGATTGAAGAAGAAATATACTACCTCAGCGGTTTAATTGATGTTATTATTACAATTCCGGCAACAAGACTAATTGGAGGTCGGCAGTAAAATGGATACACAAAACGTTAAGGAAATGGAAAGCAAGCTGGAAGCTAATGTTACACAACCCCAAGAGGCTCCTGAACATAAAGCGCCCTATGCTAAGTTTGAGGTGCCTGATCCTGTTGTGGAAGTTAATGATCTAAATCTCTACTATGGATCAAAACAAGCGCTTAAGAATATCTATATGGATATTTCTAAAAATAAGGCAACAGCGTTTATCGGACCCTCAGGTTGCGGTAAATCCACCCTTCTTAGG
This portion of the Thermodesulfobacteriota bacterium genome encodes:
- the pstA gene encoding phosphate ABC transporter permease PstA; this encodes MKKFWSSGDPFVWLTGVALMFSLLMIAGLLWLIMAKGLGFFWPAQVVEFELKNGTRVMGEVTGHEEIRGISGKAEGEPRFRTQLKIGNRDLYGLDFRWIDDDQIVTRSVPEFAVVMERREWGNFYGFIKQITQDGNVLCEGNEACWDKLEEDIPVYAGIFGEIRKIEKGDIGGINRQIENYRLKIRGVEMSDGDPAQIKAYQDKIALEEQKYLDKEKELEVLYQEFTKEKITMVSVGGREKEMALGNIVLAFRPNAMSWFQKAGLYMHRVWGFVSDEPREANTEGGVFPAIFGTIMMVLIMSIVVLPFGVLAALYLREYAKQGPLVRLVRICVNNLAGVPSIVFGVFAVGFFIYGVGASIDSFFFSEALPNPTFGTGGILWASLTLALLTVPVVIVATEEGLAAVSQEIRHGSLALGATKFETTWKIVIPSAMPAILTGLILAIARATGEVAPLMITGVVKLAPQLPVDGYFPYVHLERKFMHLGFHIYDVGFQSPNVEAAKPMVFTTALLLILIVIVLNLTAIVIRNRLKKKYTTSAV